The following DNA comes from Brassica oleracea var. oleracea cultivar TO1000 chromosome C5, BOL, whole genome shotgun sequence.
AGAATCATGTGATTCCGGCCCAATACAAAATATCTAATTTTCTGGTTATGTTTTGCATAAAAGCTTAGTAGTGTAGTTGGTTAAACATAATATTTTTCGATGTAGTAATAATTAGTTTTTGTATGTTTTATTTTTATTTATAGGCACATAACTATAAACTTTCTACCGGCCCTAATTTTCTCTAGACCGGCACTGATGGTATATTATAACATGGCAATATTAGAGGGTGAGTGATTATAGGGAAAATTTTGGCTTGAGAAATCCATCAAACTAAGGGTGAACATTTCAGTTTAAATTCGGGTTTTGGTTTGGTTCGGTTTATTTGAGTATAAGAAAACGTTAATAAAAATCAAATGAAATTAGTTTGGTTTGGTTTGCGTTCAGTTTGATTTAGTTTTGTTTCGGTTTAGTTTGTGTTCAGTTTGGTTTTAGTTTGGTTTTGTATGTTTCAGTTCAATCAAATTAATTTTTTTAGTTTTGTGCCAGTTACACAAATATTATTTATAAAACATAAAAAAATCATCATTTAACACTAAATCATTATTTTCTTCATTTTAAACATGAAGTCAAACATCACAATAAAATATAACAGATGCAATTTAATAATTTTATATTATTATCTTCCAACCTAATATAAATATCATAGGTATTTTTTGCCATTTTTATGCTAATGTATGAGATTCATATTCATATTCATATTTCTATTTTTTTATTTTATTTTTAGTTGTTTCTTCTGTTCGGTTAGAAATAAAAAAAATTATGTTTAATTGTTTAAATTTAATGGTTAAATATCTTAAATCTTAATGTTATTAGTATATTCAAGTAATCTAATTAAAAAAAACTTTGGTTTAACACCGAATCAAACCGAACCATTTGAATTGTACAATTTTTAACAAAATGGTGTAGACATATATTTTGGTTTGGTTTGGGTCGATTTGAGTTCAGCTGGATCGATCTGGTTTGTTTCGGTTTGATTTTTTCCACCCCGTACATGACACATGAATCATGTATAGTATTAGAGATCCGGACCAAGTATATGACACTTTCCCTCGGGAAAATAGATATATATATCTCCTGAATCCTGAAAATATATTTTTTTTCACTTTCAAATCAACGTCTTTTGTCCATAAAAGTTTAAACTTTTACGACAAGGATTAGCCGTCAACCATAATTTATCTCTAACATGTGATAGGTGAATAGAACTAGTCAACATGTGAAAAGTGAAAAATAACTTATAATTGATTTCATAAAGCATTATCGCTCTCTTCTGCAATTATATTTCTCTTGTACTAGGTCTCCTTGAGTTGTGTGTTTTTCCGTGGTTTCTTTATCCGCTGTAATAAGTTGCGCTTGCAACATTGTACATTTTTTGAAAAAGATATAAATTTTAAAATTTTACCAAAGAAAAATAGAAAACATTTTGATCGATGGTTCATTACGGCAATTCTAAAGATGTATATATAGATCTTCTTACATATTATCAGAAGTAAGAAATTCACTATTAGGGACACAATAAACAATAATGAATTTATCTATAACTTCTGGTGAGGTATCTGCTGTCAAGGAGCTAAATATAAGAATTTTTGGTGTGGGTTGCTTGCTAAACAAGAAAGTTTGTTCTGTGCGTGAAGCTAGGGTCTTATTTCTGCTACACCTACACCAAGTAGGACCAACATGTATATATATATATACAAGTAAAACTATATATGGTATTTGATCCAACATTTTTCTTTTAATTTTATGTTGTTATATAAATGAATTCTACATATATATATACACACGTGACAATATTGATCGTCTAAGGGCAACTTAACGTTTAGACATTGCATAGTGCGCAATCTTGAATGAATTTTCTTTTAATGGTGTGATACCTTTCTGACTACAAAAATTATTAAAACTGGCAAAAACTAAGAGTTAGAAAAAGAAAACTAGTTTCAATATCGACACTCCATCTCATTATCTTTCTTGTCTGTGAAGATATTACTTTCTGTCTTTTATTCGCATATATATAAACTACATATCCTGATTTAATATAATATTTCGTGCACAATTTTTTTCTTCCTAATTGTAGTTGGATGCCACATTTAATTATTTTACACGAATCTGGCTAATAATATATAATACACGACAAATCAACTGTGGAAACTAGAAAGAAAAATGGTCAAGAATAGTCATAATCAAATTTTGAGAAATTTGCATTTAATAATTATTTGTTGCAAACGTATAAACATAAACCATTAATAAACGTGATGTTCAAGCAACCTCTCAAAATATTATTTTAAAACAATTTAACTTAGTTTAATACAATTATCAATCACTTGCCTCTTTTTTATATCACCTCATCTTTAGCTGCTCTCTCTCCCTCCTTCTCTCGACTCTATCTTTTAGTAATTAGGTTTAGATTTTGGTGGGGTTTGTTCTATAGAGAGAGAGAGAGGGATCAGTAAAAGATGAGCTGGTGTGATGGTTCAGATGACCTCAATCTTGAAAGAGCATCCAACATTGATCATCCATCGATTCAACTCAAAGATCAATCTCCATCATGTGTCACGAGCCGTCCAGATTCAAAGATTATCGTTGAATCTCCCATTATGACTTGTTCTTCTTGTGGACATAAGATGCATCAACAAGACGACCAGGTTATATATATAAACCATGAATGGTTCACCTTATAAACCTCCCTAGTCAATATAAATTATACATATATCCTGTACTTTTGTATTTTGGCGCCCATATTAATGTAAATAAATGAAATTTAAGGTTGGCAGCATCAAAGATTTACCAAGTTTACCGGCAGGAGTCAAATTCGACCCGTCGGATAAAGAGATCCTTATGCACTTGGAGGCGAAGGTTTCATCCGATAAGCGGAAGCTTCATCCGTTGATCGATGAGTTTATACCTACACTTGAAGGAGAGAATGGAATTTGTTATACGCATCCTGAGAAACTTCCTGGTATAAAACAAAACGCTCTCTTTGAAATATATCAAATTACATAACATATATAGTTGGAAGAAAGAATAATGTTTGTTGAAAATTAAATTAATGCAATTATCTCGCCATTTTCATTTTTCAAGCTTACAAAAAATTCTTTTGGGTTTAGCCATTTGTATTAGGGGTTTATTTTGTAGAAAATAAAATTGTAGAAACAGGGATATTTTGTCAGAAAAAACGGCAATCTTTCTTAGATTTGATGATAGTTGGTAATCTTTCTTAGACTTGATGATAGTTGTTTTGTTGCGCTTTACTTATTAATTTATCTCAAAAACAAATGATCAAATCTAGTAACGTAATGTGATATATTGGTGACAAAATATAACACAGTCTCCAATTTTTTTTGTCTATGATTAAAGTGGTTTACATATGCTAAACTTATGTCAATCTTGTCCAAGTAGGAGTAAGCAAAGACGGGCAAGTACGACACTTCTTCCACCGGCCGTCAAAGGCTTACACGACGGGAACACGAAAACGTAGAAAAGTGAGCACAGACGAGGAAGGGCACGAGACACGGTGGCACAAAACGGGAAAGACCCGACCAGTTTTGTCTCAGTCAGGAGAAGCTGGTTTCAAGAAGATCCTAGTGCTCTACACGAACTACGGTCGCCAGAAGAAGCCCGAGAAGACGAACTGGGTGATGCATCAGTATCACTTAGGCCACAGTGAGGATGAGAAAGACGGCGAACCAGTTCTCTCTAAAGTCTTCTACCAAACACAACCTAGGCAATGTGGAGGATCGACCGAAACTAAACCTAAGAATCTCGTAAACCTAAACCGGTTCAGTTATGAAAATCTTCAGGGCGGCTTTTCGTATGAGCATGGAGGGAAAAGCGAAGACACGACGCAGGTGATTCGAGAGTTGGTGGTTCGTGACGGCGATGTGTCATGTTCGTTTCTTAGTTTTACTTGTGATGCAAGTAAGGGTAAAGACAGCTTCATGAAGAATCAATGAAACATATAATATACAAATGCAGGTGCTTGTGGAGTAAAGATGGGGAAAATAATGATGTGACTGAGGGAGAACAGATTCTTTGTGTAGGTGTTGGGTAACTATCATAGTAAATTATCTCAAAGCTTTAAAGAGATTTTAGGTTTAACTTTTGTTTGGGATTTAAATTGGGGAGGCAACTTTAACCTCGACGCATTACTAATCTTTGTTTTTTTTTCGTCCTAAATAAAATCTGTCGAAAAATACTGTAATAGCTCTTCTTTCCAATTATTGTAACAAAATAAGGTAATAATCAAATAAATAAAGGGATATTAATACATATGAAAGTTGGGTATCTGTCTCTAGGCTAATTAATGTATTTTTCTATTAGTAAGCACCATGTTACGTTATCATATCCAGATTCAAATCCTCTCTGTTGCGTTGCAGTATGCTCTTTAATTTTTTTTAAAGAAAAAGCTAGAGGATTCTTTCTTGTATACAAGAAAAAGATGAGTTTCTTATTGTTTTATGTATATAATCCAGCACGATTTTCACATGGTAATTTGTAAAATTATTTCCATAATTTCATTTTTAGATATATGTAACTATTAAAAACGATAGCTTATGTTTTCTTTCATCGAAAACATATTTCCTACTTCAGTGTTTCTTTTTATAAAGTAACATCTGTCAGCTAACATTGCTAGTTATTTATTCTTTTACGACTGTCACAACCCTAGTGATCAAATTTATCACTGACTTAAGTTTTTTTGTTTGATAATAAAAAAAAACAAAAATATATGACACATGCCTATCGTACTACAGTATAAAACCTCTTTAAATTAATGCTCTATAAATTAATATACACTAAAAATCTCTATAAAATAATATAATTTTATAGTCTCAAATCGAGTTTTTGGTTCAATTAGTATATCGATAAATTAATATCTCAATAAATTAATAAAAAAATTATAGTATTGGTGTAATCTCAACATTATTAATTTATAGAGGTTTCATTGTATTATTGTTTTGTTCGTTTCCATATTCCTGAATCCTAAAAAAGCTATATTTCCTGTTAGAGGCTTAGAGCATCCTTATCCCAGAAACCCTAACTAGGTCTCTTATTTTTTTTTTAATACTTTTTAATTGTAAAAGTGAATTAAGAGACTGGATTAAGAGACTCGAAATTTTACTTGCTTCATTGCAAGTCTCTTATTTAAGAGTTCTTAAAAAAAAAAATTTAATTAAACACCAAATTTTTTTGATTTTTCTTATTAAACTTAATTTTTTTCTTAAAACATAATACAAGCTAACTCTATATTTAAGTTCTTGATTGAAAAACTTACAAAAGAACCAAGCACAAGGGTATGTCCAGTTGATCAAGTTTCAACAAAGAATATATTCAAGTTCTTCATTGAAAAACTTACAAATTTTAATTAAACACCAAACGGTGGTTCTGCATATAAGCGTATGTCCAGTTGATCAAGTTCAACAAAGAATCTACTTGGAGATGTTGAGCCAAGACGTACCTGCCACTACATGAATGTGTGTATAAAGTTGCGTTGCCATCTGCAGTAAGTAAAATTGAGTTTCCCATCTACTTCAGCTTAGCTACAGACACAAATACATCTACTCAGGGATATACACCAAAGAACAACATCTGACGCACTGTAAAAATGATCAACAATTTCATACAAGACTCCAAAACACTTGAACATGTTGTATATCTGACATCAATATTGCTAAAGGGGACTAGAATCTAAAGAAAATGAAAGTGATAAGTCATTTACCTATTTTCTTCCAGCTCTTGCCATTAAACTTACAAACTGCTTGTCTCAATGTCTCATCCTGCAACAAGTAAATAAAGCTCTCATCTCAATTCCAAGAGACTGATCCACCACAGTTTTTTTTATAGACAAAAAGTAATGAATACGGAAGAGGTCCAGCCGCCTTTGGCTTGCCTTATAGGGCCACTCGTCCTCCTGGCATTACCAAAAACAATTATCAAAATCAATCTCATATAGAAACTAAAAGCAATTGCAATTAACAGTTTGGGAAAAACGAGTTGATGTGATTCAAAGTTGTAAGCTTTCACATACAAAGAAGAAGTAAAGAAAGCTCTCATCAGAATCAAAGTTGTAAACTCTCCCTTCACCAAAACAAATATCACAAAAAAAAAACAGCTATCAAATTCTCAAAGTATATCAGAATCAAAATCTAGAAGCTTCCTATGATCTAACACTACAACAACAACTAATGACCAAAGGCATAACAACGATTCCATTCAATCGAATCCTTAATTGCGCAATTATGTGTGTTCACGAGATGAATCCAGAGATCAGAGACGTTACGGGAGCATAATAAGGTCGAAAACGGAGTGGTGATATCAGAGAGAAGAATCGGCGACGATCTTGATTCCATGGCATGCATCAACTCCAACCTGATTCTTCACGGAGGCCACCGTTACATCTGCACCGCCTCGCCGCAGCACATCGATCATCACCACCACTTCGAACGGCTCGGTACCATGCGCAACGGGAATCAAGAGACTAGAGCACGAGAAAAGCAATCATCAGAAGAAAAAAAGAACAAAACTTGAGGAAGAGAAGAGAGAAGAGAGAAGAAAGAAGAGAGAAGAGAGGAGAAGGTATAAGAAACGTCTCCTATTTAGGAGAAAGAACAACCGTCTCTTGTTTTAATTGATATTTTTCTTTTTCTTTTTACTTTCAATTATGGTAAGAGACTCATTAAAAACCAGCGATAAGGATGCTCTTAGGGCTACCACCAGTGATTACATAGCGCTCGAAATGGAAGGAGTGTTTGGACAAGACCGCCTCTTTTTGTGTGTAAAGCTGGTTTAATGAATTATTTGTTAAGGAAAATCCAAGAAACTTGTTGGGGAATCCAAAAGTTCTTATTCCACTTGTTTAGGATTTGTCTATTCCCTGAATGCTTACAGTAGTTCTTATCGCAAACCTAGTCACCTAATCAAGTACGTAAAACACGAATCAAACAAGTAAAGAAGGAACACAAGACACTTTTGTTAATCCGGTGTTCACCTCCCTTCTTCGATGTGAAAAAAGAGCTATACTCACCGGAGAGAGAAATCGGTCTCTCAACCTTCCATTATATCAAACACAAGAGTACAATATCCAGAGGTTACAGTTTCTATCAACCTCTCTTTATCTCTGTTACAATTACCTAGAGATATATGGAAGAGCCTAGCTAGCCTACTGAGAACCTAGTTCTCTCTAGCTCTCTCTCTCTCTTCAGACCCAACCCTTGTCTCAAGCTCTCTTGAGCTCCCACTCTTATGCGCCTCTCCTCTGTGTTTCACTTGTGTCTGCCTTGTGTTAGGTCATCTGCCGTGACCTCTCCATCTGATGTAATCAAAACTTGACCTAATGGGCTTTGTCGATTAGGCCCATAGTTTATACACGCAAGATTGTGCAAGTTATCCCAACTTGAACAAGTCCGGTCATCTTGACCAAACTTCAATACATAGTTTATTTGATGACCCAGAGTTCACCGATGGGGCTACGTCCCTGGGGCTTGGCAAGACAAGTTACTAAACTCTTCCAAGTTCACAACGGCTGTGACCTAAAGTTAGTAACCCTAGTACAATCTATCTTTCTCTGATATTTAATACAACTCACGAGCCTTGCTTTTATATTAGGCAATGGTAGTTGCAACTGATAACCGGTTTTCAATAACCGTAAACCATTGAGTAAAATTTAATTGGCCGTTTAACCAAAACGCCATATAACTCAATTGTCAATCTCGACGTGGTTCAAGCTTCCAATATAAATGATTCTTCATCACCAACGTGACAATCTCCACCTTGATGATTAATTAGCTCTATCTGCAGCTACCATGTTGCCAACTCGTGTAATGCCAGACAGTGCCAAACACCCTAGTGCTTGACCACTCCGAGAATCCTCACAGTCGCTTCAAAACTTCTTGAAGGCAGAGTAAAACCATGCTCACCTTCTGCATCTCTTGCAGCCTCCTGAGAACCAACCTTCTCAGCCTCACGTATTCTGAATAAAGCTTATCCGACTTCATCCACCTGTTGAGCTTCACCTGCTCAACTTCAATACTCCTTAAACAGGTTTCCTCCCAGCATCCCACATGTATCCAACTCAATACAACCTGAAGACTCCTTCGTTGTTTTCCCATGGAACCTCAAACCCGAAGCTCTAACAATAACAACCATGTCTTCAAAACCATGCAGTCCTATTACTTCAGCCACCACCATGCACTTGATTATTACCATCAACACTTCAGCCTCAATCTTGAAGCAATGTCAGACTTAATAAGCCCCTTGTGACTCTAATTCAAACATGTTCCGTATCAGATGACTTTTGATACAAACCTTGAATTTAATTTTCCTGTAAAAAGCCTGATGCCGATGCTGGCCTGAAACTCTTACGGAACCTGAATCACCACTGCCTCAAATCAGAAACCCCTTTGACTCAAACAACCTCAACAGCCAGTAGACCCACTGAATCCTGAGATTTTCCTTTACAATAACCTGATTGAACACCTTATCTTGAACATCACTCTGCACCGCTGCTGTTGCCAACATCACCCACCTCTTAGCTCAACTTGCTAAAACAACTTTTGATACAAAGAATCTCTGCTCAACCACTGCTCAAACAAATCATTACCAGTCTGCAATTATGATACCTTTGTAGACTCTTCTGATTCACCTCATATCCCTGAGATACATAAATAAATTTGTACAGAATCCCATGAAGAAAACCTGAAACATACATGTTTTCATCTTGAGTCATCCTATGATTCGAACAACTACCTGTCCAGCAAGACTCCACCTTGAACACACTCGTAACGCTGTCAATATTAACAGGTCACGCCGCACAACTCCACCTTGTTGTGAATACTTTCGACACAAGTCTCATGTTCAATTCCGTGAGTCTAAGAAAACAGTTACCGCTAAATTTAGTCCACTACTATTATCCTTTAACCATATCTCGCATCATCCAAGCCTGTGACGCTCTCCTGAGATACTCTCTTACAGCTTATTCCATGTCAAAATCAAGCCCATGGCGAGTTTCTTCAACTGTAACTTGTCATGCAGCACTATCACCACTGCGCAAACTCCACCAAAAAACCTTTGGTGCGTGAATCCTCTGTAACCTGTCGAGATACACCCTTACAGCTTCTTCCATGTCAAACTCGTTCCCTTGGCGAGTTTTTTCAGCTGTAACATGTCTTGCAACACTATCACCAGTGTGCAAACTCCACCTAAAAAACCTTTGGTGCTTGCATCCTCCTTTCTCCCAGACCTGACCGTGACCTGTCCAGCCTGATTTTCATACTTATCAAGTCCGCAAGTATTTTCTCCTTGGAAGATTACAACTTCATCATTTTGATAATTCAGAGCTTTGCCTCTTTGTCCGAGAGCTCCACCTTGACGACTTTGGTCATGACATCAAACCTGTCATCCCTTATTTCTCCTGAGTCTGTTCCTCTGAAACCTCTAACTCAGACATCCATGACGATTCCTCCAAGGTAAACTCACACACGCTTCTCCTAGCTATGGTGATAACAATGCTTCCTGAACAAGCGTCGCTCAACCTGTTCTACCAGATTC
Coding sequences within:
- the LOC106344062 gene encoding NAC domain-containing protein 10; its protein translation is MSWCDGSDDLNLERASNIDHPSIQLKDQSPSCVTSRPDSKIIVESPIMTCSSCGHKMHQQDDQVGSIKDLPSLPAGVKFDPSDKEILMHLEAKVSSDKRKLHPLIDEFIPTLEGENGICYTHPEKLPGVSKDGQVRHFFHRPSKAYTTGTRKRRKVSTDEEGHETRWHKTGKTRPVLSQSGEAGFKKILVLYTNYGRQKKPEKTNWVMHQYHLGHSEDEKDGEPVLSKVFYQTQPRQCGGSTETKPKNLVNLNRFSYENLQGGFSYEHGGKSEDTTQVIRELVVRDGDVSCSFLSFTCDASKGKDSFMKNQ